The following coding sequences lie in one Antricoccus suffuscus genomic window:
- a CDS encoding Gfo/Idh/MocA family protein, with protein MSQAVGAAVIGAGYWGPNLVRNFRGSSDWDLVAVCDLDEDRAKRVVGARSTIDIETSLEAVLARDDVDAVAIATPAHTHAPIALAALAAGKHVLVEKPLADTMESAIAMVNAAREAGLVLMTDHTYCYTPAVKYIRDVVASGELGDILYIDSVRINLGLIQPDVDVFWDLAPHDLSILDFILPGGLRPEAVSANGSDPLGAGKACVGYLTMPLASGGIAHVNVNWLSPTKIRQMVVGGSRRTLVWDDLNPQQRISIHDRGVDLTTQAIDGLDPEARKATSVSYRLGDITVPALPEREALSNMVAEFADSIRGKRAPVTDGDAGVRVLSVLNAVGESLAAGGAPIRPQDEADEFDKLAVGLPVAG; from the coding sequence ATGTCTCAGGCTGTGGGGGCCGCCGTAATTGGCGCGGGCTATTGGGGTCCAAATCTAGTTAGAAATTTCCGTGGCAGTTCCGATTGGGATCTTGTCGCTGTGTGCGATCTCGACGAGGATCGCGCCAAGCGCGTCGTCGGGGCGCGCTCAACTATCGACATCGAGACTTCGCTCGAAGCCGTACTGGCGCGCGATGACGTCGATGCCGTTGCGATCGCCACACCGGCGCATACGCACGCGCCGATCGCGCTTGCAGCGCTGGCGGCCGGCAAGCATGTACTCGTAGAGAAGCCGCTCGCGGACACGATGGAGTCGGCTATCGCGATGGTCAACGCAGCGCGTGAAGCGGGACTCGTATTGATGACCGATCACACCTACTGCTACACGCCGGCGGTCAAATATATCCGCGATGTAGTGGCAAGTGGCGAGCTCGGCGACATTTTGTACATCGACTCGGTACGCATTAACCTTGGTCTGATCCAGCCCGACGTCGACGTCTTCTGGGACCTTGCACCGCACGATCTGTCGATCCTGGATTTCATTCTTCCGGGCGGGCTTCGTCCTGAGGCAGTGTCGGCCAACGGCTCTGACCCACTTGGCGCGGGCAAGGCGTGTGTCGGGTACCTGACGATGCCGCTCGCATCGGGTGGGATCGCCCACGTCAACGTCAACTGGCTGTCGCCAACCAAGATCCGCCAGATGGTCGTCGGCGGAAGCCGCCGCACACTGGTCTGGGACGACCTCAACCCGCAGCAGCGGATATCTATCCACGACCGCGGTGTCGATCTGACGACCCAGGCTATTGACGGACTGGACCCCGAAGCCCGCAAGGCGACGTCGGTTTCCTACCGGCTCGGCGACATCACCGTTCCGGCGCTTCCGGAGCGTGAGGCGCTCTCCAACATGGTCGCGGAGTTCGCTGATTCGATTCGTGGCAAGCGCGCCCCGGTGACGGATGGCGACGCCGGCGTACGCGTACTCTCGGTGCTCAACGCGGTCGGTGAGAGCCTCGCTGCCGGCGGTGCACCAATTCGTCCGCAGGACGAGGCAGATGAATTCGACAAGCTTGCCGTGGGGCTGCCTGTCGCGGGATGA